Proteins co-encoded in one Arachis hypogaea cultivar Tifrunner chromosome 13, arahy.Tifrunner.gnm2.J5K5, whole genome shotgun sequence genomic window:
- the LOC112737620 gene encoding uncharacterized protein produces MDDIFDSSLNLEETHYKEGYNQGYSEGLAAGKEEARQVGLKVGFEVGEELGFYKGCIDLWVSAIQADHAVFSSRAQAGIRQMEELLQRYPMMDPEDQHVQEIMDELRRKFKMVCSSLHIKKIEYDGYPKAAASDASSLEF; encoded by the coding sequence ATGGACGACATATTCGATTCTTCGCTGAACTTGGAGGAGACCCACTACAAGGAAGGATACAACCAAGGCTATTCCGAAGGTCTCGCCGCTGGCAAGGAAGAGGCCAGGCAGGTGGGCCTCAAGGTAGGCTTTGAGGTCGGTGAGGAGTTGGGCTTCTACAAGGGCTGCATTGACCTCTGGGTCTCTGCTATCCAGGCTGACCACGCAGTGTTCTCTTCTCGGGCCCAAGCAGGTATCCGGCAGATGGAGGAGCTGCTCCAGAGGTACCCCATGATGGACCCGGAGGACCAGCACGTGCAGGAGATCATGGATGAGTTGAGGCGCAAGTTCAAGATGGTATGTTCTTCGCTGCACATCAAGAAGATCGAGTATGATGGGTACCCGAAAGCAGCTGCTTCCGACGCCAGCAGTCTTGAGTTTTAA
- the LOC112737619 gene encoding beta-glucuronosyltransferase GlcAT14A, protein MRKNAGSYSGRMFSDRKWIIPFFASLLVSVSLILTAMLGAPSSAGRGDQLIRSEDSSGYFVESDLERPYNDNVVMKMETPRFAYLISGTKGDSQRMLRTLEAVYHPRNQYILHLDLEALPRERMEVANAVKADPMFREVENVRVMSQSNLVTYKGPTMIACTLQAIAILLKESSGWDWFINLSASDYPLMTQDDLLHVFSNLSRDLNFIEHTRLAGWKLNQRAKPIIYDPALYLSRKSDLAWTTQRRTLPTSFSLFTGSAWVVLTRSFVEYCIWGWDNLPRTMLMYYANFVSSPEGYFHTVICNNEEFRHTAISHDLHYIAWDNPPKQHPRSLTMKDFDKMVTSNAPFARKFPKDDPVLDKIDKELLSRTHRFPPGAWCVGSSDGEADPCSTRGNDTVFRPGPGAERLRELLQILVSEENKSKRCL, encoded by the exons ATGAGGAAAAATGCTGGTTCTTATTCAGGAAGGATGTTTAGTGACAGGAAATGGATTATACCCTTTTTCGCAAGTTTACTGGTTTCTGTGAGTCTGATCCTGACTGCTATGCTGGGGGCACCGAGTTCTGCTGGCAGGGGAGATCAGCTCATAAGATCGGAGGATTCAAGTGGATATTTTGTGGAATCAGATTTGGAAAGGCCTTATAATGATAATGTGGTTATGAAAATGGAGACACCTAGGTTTGCATATCTTATTTCAGGAACCAAGGGTGATAGCCAAAGGATGTTGAGAACATTAGAGGCAGTGTACCACCCAAGGAACCAGTACATTTTGCATTTAGATCTTGAGGCTCTGCCCCGTGAAAGGATGGAAGTGGCAAATGCAGTGAAAGCAGATCCAATGTTTCGTGAAGTGGAGAATGTGCGCGTTATGTCCCAATCCAATTTGGTGACTTATAAGGGTCCAACAATGATTGCTTGTACCCTCCAAGCCATTGCCATATTATTGAAAGAGAGTTCCGGGTGGGACTGGTTTATAAACCTCAGTGCATCAGATTATCCTCTTATGACACAGGATG ATTTGCTGCATGTTTTCTCTAATCTGTCAAGAGATCTCAATTTCATTGAACACACTCGCCTTGCTGGTTGGAAACT GAATCAAAGAGCAAAACCAATCATCTATGATCCTGCGCTTTATTTATCAAGGAAATCTGATTTAGCATGGACTACTCAGCGAAGAACACTTCCCacatctttttcccttttcactg GTTCAGCTTGGGTTGTACTGACCCGGTCCTTCGTGGAGTACTGCATATGGGGATGGGATAACTTACCTCGCACGATGCTTATGTATTATGCAAATTTTGTGTCCTCGCCGGAGGGATATTTTCATACTGTCATCTGTAACAATGAAGAATTCCGACATACAGCAATAAGCCATGATCTTCATTACATTGCTTGGGACAATCCCCCGAAGCAGCATCCCCGCTCATTAACTATGAAAGACTTCGACAAAATGGTAACAAGTAATGCCCCCTTTGCCCGAAAGTTTCCCAAGGATGATCCCGTTCTAGACAAGATTGACAAAGAACTTCTGAGCCGCACACATAGATTTCCGCCCGGGGCATGGTGTGTTGGGAGCTCAGATGGTGAGGCAGACCCTTGTTCTACACGTGGTAACGATACGGTGTTTAGGCCAGGCCCCGGTGCTGAAAGGTTACGGGAGCTGCTTCAAATATTGGTTTctgaagaaaataaaagcaaacggTGTTTGTGA